The genomic window CCACTCTGTAGCAATTCTACAATCGAGGTTTCTAGTGTGACCATTCCCATTGATCGGTTCGTCTGCATCACATTTTGGATTTGATGAACTTTTTCATTGCGGATTAAATTAGCAACTGCTGGCGTATTTAGTAAAACCTCGACCGCTACACGTCGCCCTGTTTTATCGGCTGTTGGAAATAGCCTTTGTGACACAATTGCCTCTAATACTGATGCTAATTGAATGCGCACTTGCTGCTGCTGTGAGGAAGGAAAGACGTCAATAATTCGGTCTATGGTCGAAGGTGCACTCGTTGTATGCAAAGTCCCTAATACTAGATGCCCCGTCTCAGCCGCGGTAATCGCTGTACGAATTGTTTCTAAATCACGTAGCTCCCCTACCATAATCACATCAGGATCTTGACGGAGCGCGGCACGTAAGCCGTTAGCAAAAGAAGATGTATCAAAGCCAACTTCTCTTTGATCAATAATACATGTACCATGTTTATGAAGGTATTCTATCGGATCTTCTAATGTTAAAATATGCTTTCGCATCGTTTCATTCATATGGCGTATCATCGCGGCTAATGTTGTTGATTTCCCGCTACCAGTCGGACCAGTTACAAGCACAAGCCCTTGAGGTTTATTGACAATTTTTCGCAATGGAGATGGTAGCTGCAAATCATCTATCGTCGGAATAGATGTTGGAATGATACGTGCCGCCATCGCGATACACGAACGTTGATGATACACATTTATACGAAAGCGTGACACACCAGGTATCCCGTATGAAAAATCAAGCTCACCATTTTCAGTGAATCGTTCCCACATCGCTTCGGGCAAAATTGCTTTTGTCATGTCTTCAATGTTTTGTGGATTGAGGGCTTCTTTGCCGTATTTCTTTAGTTCACCGTTAATTCGAAAAATAGGAGGAACGCCAACTGTTATGTGAATGTCTGATGCCTTGTGCTCAAAGGCAGCACGTAATATAGCTTCAATGTTCATGTTTATCCTCCTTAATCTGGTGTAACTACTCGCAATACTTCTTCCGTTGTTGTATAGCCTTTTTTCACTTTTATAAGCCCATCATCTGTTAGAAAAATCGTTTTATTTTTTATCGCTATTTCTCGTAATCTCGAAAAAGGTTCATTGTTCATAATCGCTTTTCGTAGCTCTTCATTTATCATAAGAAGTTCGTGAATAGCAAGCCTGCCTTTGTAGCCTGTCATATTACAAATACCACAGCCTTTACCTCGAATGACTTTTTCGATTGTAATGCCACGGCGCTTAAAAATATCTTGTTCCATTTTAGACGGCAATTCTTCCTGTGCACAGTCACGACAGACGCGACGCACAAGTCGCTGTGAGACGACGCCCGTTAACGATGATGCAACAAGAAACGGCTCCACACCCATATCTACTAATCTCGTAATAGTACCTAACGCATCGTTCGTATGAAGTGTACTAAGCACAAGATGTCCTGTAAGAGAGGCACGTACGGCTACTTCTGCTGTTTCACGATCACGAATCTCCCCAACCATAACTATATTTGGGTCTTGACGTAAAATAGCGCGTAATCCCCGCGCAAATGTCATCCCAATTTTTTCATTCACTTGAATTTGGTTAATTCCTTCTAAACGAAATTCTACAGGATCCTCGATCGTTATGATGTTTGTTTGTTCATCATTCAAAGCGTTTAAAGCAGCATATAGTGTTGACGACTTACCAGAGCCAGTTGGACCCGTTATGAGCACAATACCAGTTGGTCTTTTAATAAGCTTTTCAAACCGCTTTAAGTTCACATTATTAAAGCCAAGTCGTTCAATATCATTGATCGCACTACCTAAATCTAAAATACGCAATACGATTTTCTCACCGTAAACAGTAGGCAACGTTGATACACGTAAATCAACAGGATGAAAATCAATAGTAAGCTTAATCCGGCCATCCTGAGGCACACGATGCTCAGTAATATCCAGGTTTGCCATAATTTTTATCCGTGCTGTTAAAACACTTTGCATATTTTTTGGCAACGTGCGTTCCGTTCGCAGCACACCATCTACACGGTTGCGAATAACGACTTTCTTTTCTTGCGGGTCAATATGAATATCACTTGCCTTTTGCTGAACGGCACTCGCTAGGATTTGGTTCACTAGCTTGACAATCGGTGAGTCTTGATCGCGAATTTCTTCGTCCTTCACATTTTCATTCGGAATATCATCTAGTAACTCGTTTACGTGCTCGTCCACATCATAATACTTGTTTATAGCCCGAATAATATCGTCCTTTGTGGCAATAGCCGTTTCCACCTGAAAGCCAGTTGATAAACGGATATCATCAATAGCGTAGAAGTCCATCGGATCAGCCATTGCAATAAACAACTTATTATTTTCCTTTTTTAACGGAATAAGCAAATTACGTTTTGCAATCTCTTTTGGGATAATTGATACGAGCTTATAGTCAAACGGATATCGATATAAGCTAACGTGAGGAATACCTAATTGAAACTCTAATACTTCAATGAGCTGCTGCTGTGTAATAAACCCTTTATCTAATAAAATATCGCCTAGCTTTTGCTCAGATGATTTATCTCGTAACGCTTCGTTTAATTGCTCTATCGATATGAGGCCAGATTCAACTAGAAGATCTCCGAGTCTTTTCCTAGTTTCCATCTTTATCACCCACTCCTGGCATCCCTTTTGTTATTTCACCTTCAGTTCCCCATGTTTCTTCTGGGGATTTATCGCGTTGTGTTGTAGGGTCTTGCTTCTCTTGTGAAGGCATATTTGAACTATTATCTTGAACTGAACTGTCTTCAGATCTATTTGTGTTGTTTAGTGGCGTGTTTGATGAAATGCTGTACACTTCCACTCGATGAACAGGTGGATAAAAATCCTCTGACAGCTTATCTCTCTTTGTAAGCTCATCGTTGACGTATGTTTCTCGAAACACTTTAATTAACAAACCAGGCTTCCCTTTTTCTTTAACAACAGTTTCATTCTTCTTCAAGAGCACATCATATTGAATGATTGTTTTCGGATCAAACTGTTGTTTATCCTCAAGAGAAACCTCATAATTTTCCATAAATGGAGCTCCTGTTAATGTTACAAGCAACCCATTGTATACCTCTGTGAATTTCAATTGATAATCAGTTTGATTTGGATTATAAAAAACAAAGTCCATATCGTTTTGTTTAACTTTTGCTTCATAGCCTAACTCACTATACGGTGGAAGCGTGCGACTCGTGTGACGCTCTAATATTGTAAAATTTGTTGGCAAAATTGCTTTATATATTCCTGATGCAATAACACTTAGCTCATCGTCTGTAAAAGTAGTATTAGAAGCAATTGTGTTTAAGAGTGATAACTGAGACTGAGCAGGGATGGTTATTGTAGAATATGTAGCCATCCAACTCGCCATATTAATGTCTTCTTTGTTAAACACTACCGTTCCTTCAGAAAGCTTTTCTTGCTGTAAATCCGCCTGATTAATATAAGCATGTACATCTAGTGTAATATGTTGTTTCAACGTAAGAGAAATAGCTTGAATAATATCTCGATTCAAGTTTTCAAATTGCACTACGCTAACTAAGTTTTCATTTGTTAGCATCGTAGTCACAGCTTCTGTCAGTTTCACATCTTCCATACTAACAATCAAATTGTTAACTTTTCCATCGTTTACTTGAGCAATACTATCTTCGACATTGAATAAAAAAGCGGTCAGGGGTACATTTGTTGAGGTGTTTTGATACTGTAGTGATATAGTTGCGCTATTATACCAACCATCTATATGTTCTTTCACTTTTTGTGCTGCCTGCTCTTCATTTAACCCTGAAATAGGGATTGAGCCAAGTGTCGTTCCCTCTTTGAAAACAACATCTTGGCTCCATACTTTTTCATAGGCTAAGGCACCGAAGTGTGAAAAACTAAATATAAAGGCGGTATTAATAATAATGACTAAAAATAATCGGAAAAAATTCATGTTATGACACTCCAATGCCTATATGTGTTACGCGTTTACACTCATTGATAACTCAACTACAAGGCTCGGTCCTGCTTCTTGTGCTTTAACGATGTCATCTTCTTGCAGTACATAACCTTTGTGGAAAAGCACTTCACCATTGTCATTCATCACATCTTTGACTAATTCTTTTCCAAGAAGTAATTCAATTTGTTTTTTCTTTAATTGTACTACTTCTTCATCTTCTGTTTCTTCGATAATAGCATTAGCCACCTCTTTAAGAGCTGCTTCATGTTCATTAGGAAGCAAATCATCAACAAAAGATTCATTATTTGACTCAGGCTGTTGAACTAAGTAATCGACAGAATCTAAAAACTTTGACGCTACATCTTCTTTTACAATAATAATGTCTTTCCCAAATGTAAGTACTGAATCCGACGCAAGAGCCACATCACGCCCTTGTACGTTTAACGATGTACCAAGGATAAGCCCTGTGTCCTCGTCTACGAAATATTCATTCACTTCACCGATAAGTTCACCTTTACGAGTCATAACTTTTGTATTTGTAATTTTGATTTTTTTATTCACTAGCTGATTTGCTATAGGAATTTCGTTTAAATCTATAACAGCATTTTCACTCTCAACTGTCACAGCGTATTCACCTATTCCTACTACTTTTTTAAACGGAATAGCTTTTACGCTTACTTGCCAGTCTTCATGCTCAATAGTTAAAAAGTCAACTGATCCTTTATCTGGATTAATAACTAATGATTTTACTTTACCAACTTGTGTACCTGCAGCAATACTAATAATGGGCAGGCCAACTATTTGTGTACTCTTTTTCATTCCATTCACCACACCTAATTAATTTTTTCACGAAACTACACGATACATAATATTGTAACACGATATGACAAATGTTGACTTAAATTTTACGGTATTTCGCTAATAAAAATTCAATTTCCTGCTGAATTATTGGAAATTCTGTGAAATCCTTTTCAATTTGTGTAAGTAGCTCAATAAGCTTGTCATATTTTTTAGTGCTAATATAGTATTGAACTAAGAAGCTAGTAAAAGCATACTGATCCTGTTTACGTAAATTTGGACGCATATGATCTTTTATTAAGGCTTCATACTGGTCACCTGGCAAAATCTTTTTATAAGTTTGTAACTGCGATAATAAGTGTGTAATCATTTGCTGACTAACAACATGGTGAACAGCATCTATTTGTTGATCATCTATATTATCGTCAACACTCTCTTCACTCGGCTCATTACTATCGATGAATGTATCAGATTCTTCAGCATGCTCGCTATCGTTTAAAGCGATATCTTCATCGTCTGTCGTCAATAACATTTCTGTATTCACATGTTCTTCCGCATCGACAGAAATCTTGTCTTTTACTTCGTCAACTTCTTCTTCGTTATTATTAATTGTTGCTTCTAGTGACTCTAATGCTTCAAGCTCAGACTCGACGTCTATTAAGTCCTCATCAACTATCTCAGATTCGCTTTGCTCCTCGTCAACTGATACTGCCACTTCATCTAGTTCTGCAACATTGTCTGCATCAATTATTTCTTCAAGCTGCATGGTTTCAAGATCAGTCTCATCGTCCTCAGCCATTAATAACAAGCTTTCCAACTCTGTTTCAGGTGTTGATGTGTCTTCTTCGTCTTGGTCCGCTTCATGAGTTGAAATAGATTCCTCATCATCTATACTGTCTATATCTTCGGTAGACTCGTTATCAAGCTGTTGTAAAACTTTCGCATATCCCTCTTCAACATCGTCTTCAAACGTGTCCATATTATCTAATTCATTTTCATCTAACTTATTCACTGTTTCTAACACATTCACGTCTAGCTCGTCTGTATCCTCAGCTTCATCTTTCTCATACTGCTCGTTTGAAACTGCTAACGTGTCATCATCTGTTGACACATCAGGTAAAATAGTCCAATCTCTATCATGATTTTGTTCATCTTCTTGTTCATCTTCAGTTTCAATAAGCTTTTCGTGTTCGTGCACAACGTCACTTACCACTTCTTTATAAACTTCTTCGTCCTCTGAAGATGTACTTAACTCTTCATGAATAGTCGAATTAGGAGTATCCTCATTAAGGTCTTTGTCCGTTAAGTCATTGATTTGTGTAGTATCATCTTCCATAACAAGAATTAATTGTCCCACTTTCTTTTCAATTAAATATGCTGTGGCAATTGCTAATAAAACAAGAATAAGTCCGGTTTGCCATAAAGGTAAGCTAATGTTAGCAACTAACCCTACAACAGCAAGAAGAAATGAAACACCTATTATTGATAGTTTTCCTTTCTTAGTTAAGCGAAGTGGTAGAGCAAGAACAATGGGTACTAGTATTACAACAGCCAATAATGTAAAAGTAATGGTTTGCAAAATTACTCATTCACCTCTTTCGTTGGACGTAATTATGTACAAGCAAAGATTGCCAAATTCCAATAAAAAACGACAAACTCCGACTATTTTATATTGTATAATAAAGTTATCTATTTTGAAAGAAGGGGACGTAATGTTAAAATCTAAAATTTCTGAGCAAAATGGCGCCACTCTTCTTGAGGTACTAATATCGTTTGCAATTCTATCCATTCTATTATTAAGTAGCATGAATTTTTTTCTACAATCGTATAAATACACCACGCAAAATAAAGATAAAACAACAGCTGTGTATTTAGCACAAAATGTAATGAACTACATGCAAAAGCAAAGCTTTATGAAGATGGAAGGATACGTAACATACCAACTAACCAAAAATCCAAACAAACCTCTAGTAGAACTATCAATGTCTTTATGTAACAGTCCCGTAACCGTATCGCCGATTAATCCATTGAATCATAACGAACGTGTAAGTGATGTTGATAACGTATTTCTTTTTGACGATACAGCAAGGTGTCAAGCTGTTTTAACCCCTATTATTAATAACAAACAATATACTAACGATGACATAAAAATCTATATCATGCCGAGTGTGGAACAATCTGACCTTGATGACCTTTTAAACACATCACCAAATTTACCATCTTTGTTAAAAGAAAACCTTGAAGCAAATCAAAATGTCACAAATCTATCATTTCGCACGTCGCTTTTACATGTGTTTATATTAATAAACAGTGAAAATAGAAATAAAGCAGTGCTTTTAGAGGGGACGATAGTTGATGAATCAATTAGGTAAATGGATAAAAAATGAAAGTGGGGTTACATTACTCGAGCTTTTAGTTGCCTTATCCGTTAGTTCCATCATATTGTCAGCTATATACGGAACGTTTTTAACAGGCGTAAAGGTTTATAAAAAAATAGCCATTGAAGCTCAACTTCGAGATGAAGCCGATTATATTGTCGCTAACCTGCTAAATGTACTGTACGAAAACCATCCGGATCATATTGTTCTCGACTCGTCTAGTTTGAAACTATTCAATTATAAAGCAACAACAATTAATCAAAAAGAAGTAATAGAGAATACATTTGATGAGTCTATCAGTGCTAGTATCATAATAAATGTACAAAATAAGCTGTCTGATACCGGTGCTTTGTTAGGCGAGGAAATTGTGGTGCAAACAAAAGATATTTCTAACACGTACAGCAATCAAATACTTAACAGCAACCATATCGTAGTAAATAATATAAATAGTAATAAAATAATAGATTTTACTTGCTCTAATCCAATGGCATCTTACTGTAATCAAGGCATTATTACGATACAATTTTCTATTAGTGATAGTCGTTATAATGATCCTAATAGTATGTTATACGTAGAACCTATCGAGTTTATTAGTGAATTTGGCTACTAGGAGGAATTCAATGAATAATGAAAGAGGATCTAGCCTACTTCTTGTATTGCTCGTAACAATCATCATCATGACACTTGGATTAACGATATTATCTGTGAGCATTGGCGGAGCTAAACGTACAGAAATACGCTACGATACTACAGATGCTATATACTCAGCTATGCAAAACATGGACAAAGTTATACTAGAGTTTAAGAATGAGATTAATAATATAGACTTAAAGATATATAATAACAAAGCTCTTTATCAGGTGAAGCTTAATGATGTAGTTAACCAATTAAAATCCAATCATCCGGTTGGACTAACGATAACGGATATCACAGCTGACTTTCTAGAGGACAGTACAAATTACGAACACAATTACTACAGTCGTGTCTATAAACTCGAATATGAAGCAAAGGATCAACGTGATAATCAGTACGATGCAGTCAAGACAATAACACGTCAAATCATTTTATCTCCTACACCAAGCTTTTTAGAATATGCAGTAGGCTCGT from Bacillus sp. HMF5848 includes these protein-coding regions:
- a CDS encoding type IV pilus twitching motility protein PilT translates to MNIEAILRAAFEHKASDIHITVGVPPIFRINGELKKYGKEALNPQNIEDMTKAILPEAMWERFTENGELDFSYGIPGVSRFRINVYHQRSCIAMAARIIPTSIPTIDDLQLPSPLRKIVNKPQGLVLVTGPTGSGKSTTLAAMIRHMNETMRKHILTLEDPIEYLHKHGTCIIDQREVGFDTSSFANGLRAALRQDPDVIMVGELRDLETIRTAITAAETGHLVLGTLHTTSAPSTIDRIIDVFPSSQQQQVRIQLASVLEAIVSQRLFPTADKTGRRVAVEVLLNTPAVANLIRNEKVHQIQNVMQTNRSMGMVTLETSIVELLQSGVITKDVAEPFLQERKE
- a CDS encoding GspE/PulE family protein, which codes for METRKRLGDLLVESGLISIEQLNEALRDKSSEQKLGDILLDKGFITQQQLIEVLEFQLGIPHVSLYRYPFDYKLVSIIPKEIAKRNLLIPLKKENNKLFIAMADPMDFYAIDDIRLSTGFQVETAIATKDDIIRAINKYYDVDEHVNELLDDIPNENVKDEEIRDQDSPIVKLVNQILASAVQQKASDIHIDPQEKKVVIRNRVDGVLRTERTLPKNMQSVLTARIKIMANLDITEHRVPQDGRIKLTIDFHPVDLRVSTLPTVYGEKIVLRILDLGSAINDIERLGFNNVNLKRFEKLIKRPTGIVLITGPTGSGKSSTLYAALNALNDEQTNIITIEDPVEFRLEGINQIQVNEKIGMTFARGLRAILRQDPNIVMVGEIRDRETAEVAVRASLTGHLVLSTLHTNDALGTITRLVDMGVEPFLVASSLTGVVSQRLVRRVCRDCAQEELPSKMEQDIFKRRGITIEKVIRGKGCGICNMTGYKGRLAIHELLMINEELRKAIMNNEPFSRLREIAIKNKTIFLTDDGLIKVKKGYTTTEEVLRVVTPD
- a CDS encoding G5 domain-containing protein, with amino-acid sequence MNFFRLFLVIIINTAFIFSFSHFGALAYEKVWSQDVVFKEGTTLGSIPISGLNEEQAAQKVKEHIDGWYNSATISLQYQNTSTNVPLTAFLFNVEDSIAQVNDGKVNNLIVSMEDVKLTEAVTTMLTNENLVSVVQFENLNRDIIQAISLTLKQHITLDVHAYINQADLQQEKLSEGTVVFNKEDINMASWMATYSTITIPAQSQLSLLNTIASNTTFTDDELSVIASGIYKAILPTNFTILERHTSRTLPPYSELGYEAKVKQNDMDFVFYNPNQTDYQLKFTEVYNGLLVTLTGAPFMENYEVSLEDKQQFDPKTIIQYDVLLKKNETVVKEKGKPGLLIKVFRETYVNDELTKRDKLSEDFYPPVHRVEVYSISSNTPLNNTNRSEDSSVQDNSSNMPSQEKQDPTTQRDKSPEETWGTEGEITKGMPGVGDKDGN
- a CDS encoding PRC-barrel domain-containing protein encodes the protein MKKSTQIVGLPIISIAAGTQVGKVKSLVINPDKGSVDFLTIEHEDWQVSVKAIPFKKVVGIGEYAVTVESENAVIDLNEIPIANQLVNKKIKITNTKVMTRKGELIGEVNEYFVDEDTGLILGTSLNVQGRDVALASDSVLTFGKDIIIVKEDVASKFLDSVDYLVQQPESNNESFVDDLLPNEHEAALKEVANAIIEETEDEEVVQLKKKQIELLLGKELVKDVMNDNGEVLFHKGYVLQEDDIVKAQEAGPSLVVELSMSVNA
- a CDS encoding prepilin-type N-terminal cleavage/methylation domain-containing protein yields the protein MLKSKISEQNGATLLEVLISFAILSILLLSSMNFFLQSYKYTTQNKDKTTAVYLAQNVMNYMQKQSFMKMEGYVTYQLTKNPNKPLVELSMSLCNSPVTVSPINPLNHNERVSDVDNVFLFDDTARCQAVLTPIINNKQYTNDDIKIYIMPSVEQSDLDDLLNTSPNLPSLLKENLEANQNVTNLSFRTSLLHVFILINSENRNKAVLLEGTIVDESIR
- a CDS encoding PilW family protein, with the translated sequence MNQLGKWIKNESGVTLLELLVALSVSSIILSAIYGTFLTGVKVYKKIAIEAQLRDEADYIVANLLNVLYENHPDHIVLDSSSLKLFNYKATTINQKEVIENTFDESISASIIINVQNKLSDTGALLGEEIVVQTKDISNTYSNQILNSNHIVVNNINSNKIIDFTCSNPMASYCNQGIITIQFSISDSRYNDPNSMLYVEPIEFISEFGY